TTTGTATATCCCGCGATGGATACGATGGGGATTGCGCTCTGGATGCGTCTTTCCCGGCGCTGGTTCCTGGCCCTGCCGAGTCCTTCCAGCTGACGTTCCAGGCTGCGTATCTTGTCCCGAGCCCGGCGCATGTCTATCTCGAGCCTGGTCTCGCCCGGGCCCCTGCCTCCGATGCCTCCGGTGAGGCGCGAGAGGGCAGTGGAGCGCTCGGACAGCCTCGGGAGCCGGTACTTCAGCTGTGCAAGCTCTACCTGCACCTTGCCGTCTCCGCTATGGGCCCTCCGGGCGAAAATATCGAGGATCAGCTGGGTACGGTCGATGACACGCATCTCGGTGATATCGCCGATAGCCTTGACCTGGGCCGGGGTGAGGTTCTGGTCGAAGACGATCAGGTCCGCGCCGAGCTGCTGAGAGCGTATGATGAGCTCCTTAAGCTTGCCTTCTCCGAGGAGGTATTTCGGATTGATCTCGTGAAGCCGCTGCACCACGGTATCGAGGACCGTGATGCCGTCTGAGCGGGCAAGCTCCTTCAATTCCTCGACAGACTCTTCCTGTTCCTGTTTGCTCTTCTTGGATACACTTACGAGGATCGCCCGGTCTTTCTTCGCCACTTCCCGGGCTGCCTGCGCCCGCTCCATCTGACGCTCCATATCGGCAATGAATTCAGCGGCATCGATGTCGATCGCATGGACGGAACGGGGCGGGAGGACCTCGTAGAGCTTCTCCTCGGGATTCGGCGGGATAAGGTAGGCGATAGAGATGTTGCCCGGAAGGCCGTCGGGACGGGCCGCGAGCGCAGCGATCATGTCCAGTCTCAGCAGGGCAAGGTCGGTCAGGTCCTCCTGGTTCAGCGGCATGTCCTTTAAATGGGTGTGGATGAGCCTGACGCCGCGGAGACGCCTGGAGCCGAGCCGGTGTTCGGAAAGATCGGGGATGAGGATGTCCTTGTTCGTGCCGACGAGTACGTTGCGTGTGGATCCCGAGCGGTCAATAATGAGCCCGACCTGCCTGCCGATCGCTGTTGACGCTTCGGTCAGGGCTCGTGCGGCCTCGGGTGTGATCACCAGGTTCGGAGGCGTCCTTCTGCGGTAAAGCCGCTCGAGCATTTTGAGCTCTGCGGGCTTGAGACCGGTAATATTGCCGTGAACGGAGGGGATAAAGGACTCCTTGCGTTTCGATCGTGCCAGCTATTAGTATACCATGCTTTCGATCTCCGGCAAGGCATGTGAGATCATTACCCGTTCATCACTTCGTGCGGTATAGGATATCGTGCACCCGCGCGTGGTCCCTGATCTTGATCCCGACGCTCTGTCCCGGCGTCGCCCGATCAAGATGCTGATGCTCGTATTCCATGGAATCGACTTCCTGCGTGAAGTCGGTCGTATGCCCCTTTATGCGGACCGTGTCGCCGGTTTCGAGTGTGCCCTTGTTGATCTGCACAATGGCAACACCCAGATGACTGTAATAATGAGTAACAACACCGATCGCCTCCTCATGAGGAGCGGGTTCTTCCACGGGAGGGACCGCGAGGGTCGGCGGGCCGGGCTCGATGAGGAGGGACTCTTTCGCGGTAGCCTTTTTCGAAGCGACCTTTTTTGCCACGGCCTTTTTAGCGGTTTTCTTCTTTAATGCTTTCTTCTTTAATGTTTTCTTTTTTAATGCTTTCTTTTTTGCACTTTTCTTGACGACTGACTTCTTCCTGGGCTTCTTCAGGGACTTCCTCTTGCCGACAGGTCGACGGGGGGTTTTGGGTGAGGTTCTTTTTTTAGATTTGGATTTAGCCTTTCCTTTGACAGCCATACGCTGACCTCCTCGCATTCGATTCGAGTGAAATGTCCGCACCTGCCCGGCTCACGAGCTGGAAATCAAAAAAATTGTAACAAATACTGAGGAAAAAGCAAGGTGAAAAAGCCGGTCTCAGGTCAATGACCGGTTTTGTGACGTGGAAGAAAAGGGGTGGCCTCAGGGAGCAGGCAGTTACTATTCCTTGACTTTTACAGTTAAGTATGAAATAATCTGCGCAACTCTATACAAATTGGCCAATTCCCGCTACTCACCGCGTAATGCAGCAGAGCGAGTACCGAGCATTTAATTTCTAACAAGGGGAGGAAACTATGAGGAAAGTAAGAGTGTTTCTGCTGTACGTTGTACTCGGAATCGCATCCTTGGCCATGGCTCAGTCGGCCTGGGCAACGAACGGTTATTTTGCACACGCCTATGGTGTAGGTGACCAGGCATTAGCCGGTGCAGGAGTTGCCTTGCCGCAGGATACCCTTGATGCGGCTGTCAACCCTGCAAATATGGTATTTGTCGGCAAGCGATATGATTTCGGACTCGCCTTCTTCAATCCGAACAGGCAATACACAGTAACCGGCAACCCTTCAGGTGCGCCTGGAACGTTCGGCTTGGCGCCGGGCACGGTAAAAAGCAGCTCCAACTGGTTCGTGATCCCGTCGTTGGGGGCGAACTGGATGCTGAATCCGGACAGCTCGGCCGGCGTGTCGATTTTCGGAAACGGAGGCATGAATACCGACTATAACTCGCCCACGTTCGGTTTTTCTCCGACAGGTGTTGATCTCCAGCAGCTGTTCATCGCACCGACGTACGCAAGAAAACTGACTCCTCACCATGCTATTGGTATCACCCCGATCTTTGCGTATCAAAAATTTGAGGCAAGAGGACTTCAGGCTTTTGGCGCTTTCGGTTTTTCCAGCGACCCCAATAACCTCACCAATAAGGGCCATGATAATTCCTATGGCTACGGTGCGAGGATCGGCTACCAGGGCGAGATACTACCAAGCCACCTGAATGTCGGCCTCTCCTATCAGTCCAGAATATACATGAGCAAATTTCACGATTATGCCGGCCTATTTGCCCAGCAAGGTGATTTCGACATCCCTTCCAATTGGACCGTTGGTCTGGCATATAAAACCACCCCTGCCTTGACTTTTCTCCTTGATGTACAGCGCATCAACTACAGCGACATCAAAGCCATCCACAATAAAATGCTGCCCAACCTTATGATCAGCCAACTCGGCAACGACAGCGGGGCTGGCTTCGGCTGGGACGATATGACGACCTATAAGATAGGCGTGCAGTGGCAAAGCAGTGATGCGTGGACGTGGAGAGCCGGATATTCCAAAGGGAACCAGCCTATTCCGAGCAGTGAAGTGCTCTTTAATATCCTGGCCCCTGGCGTCATAGAGCAGCATATAACCGTTGGCTTCACGAGGGCTATCTCGAATGGTCAAGACCTCAATTTCGCGCTTACCCGTGCCTTGTCTCACAGTGTCAGCGGCCCAAACCCCTTGGAAGTTCCCGGGCAGCAGACCATCGAATTGAAGATGGACCAGTGGCAGTTGGCGTTCGGCTACGCGTGGAAGTTCTGATAGCGTCACGATAAATCAACGCGAAGTCGGCTGAAACTCAAAGAAGCAATCCCTTGGTCAGGGATTGCTTCTTTTTTTATTCATTCCGATGATGGGTCGACCGGTACAGGAGAATACTGTTCACAACATGACGGATGCTCCGGAAAGACCGGATTCTGGTAACAAGCGTTTCCCGATTGACGGGAAGCGCATGATGCATTATCATTGACAGAAATCCATGCAGATACTGATCATAAAACTATCGGCAATCGGCGACGTGGTCCAGACGCTGCCGGCCCTGGAGGCCATCAAGCGACTCTATCCTGACAGCGAGGTCACCTGGGTGGTCGAAGAGGCCGCGGCGGGCATCCTGGAAGGGCATCCCGCTGTCAGGCACCTCCTGGTATCCGGAAGGAAATCGTGGCTCCGGATGCTCAGGAAACCAGGCACGTTCCTGGCCGGCATGAAGAGCATCCTTCGTTTCTTGCGGGCACTGCGCGCCAGGGAATATGACATCGCAATCGATTTCCAGGGCCTCTTGAAGAGCGGCATCCTGATCGGGCTCGCGCGGGCCAAACGCAAGATCGGCTTTGACCGCACCCGGGAAGGCTCCTATCTGTTCCTGAACGAACGGCTTCCTGCCTATGATATTGAGAAGCACGCTCTCGAGCGGTATCTTGACGTCGCGCGGTATCTGGGTGCGAGGAACCCTGAACCCCGGTGCAGTCTTCCCATCGGCGATGCGGTTCCCGCCATGCGGCTGCGGATCGGGGAGGTCAGGAGGGAAGGGCAGGCTCTTATCATCATCAACCCCGT
This window of the Nitrospirota bacterium genome carries:
- the hflX gene encoding GTPase HflX; protein product: MLERLYRRRTPPNLVITPEAARALTEASTAIGRQVGLIIDRSGSTRNVLVGTNKDILIPDLSEHRLGSRRLRGVRLIHTHLKDMPLNQEDLTDLALLRLDMIAALAARPDGLPGNISIAYLIPPNPEEKLYEVLPPRSVHAIDIDAAEFIADMERQMERAQAAREVAKKDRAILVSVSKKSKQEQEESVEELKELARSDGITVLDTVVQRLHEINPKYLLGEGKLKELIIRSQQLGADLIVFDQNLTPAQVKAIGDITEMRVIDRTQLILDIFARRAHSGDGKVQVELAQLKYRLPRLSERSTALSRLTGGIGGRGPGETRLEIDMRRARDKIRSLERQLEGLGRARNQRRERRIQSAIPIVSIAGYTNAGKSTLFNMLTRSEGKAEDLLFATLDTATRRLRFPRDREVVITDTVGFIKDLPKDLLGAFRATLDEMQDADLILHVVDVSNPRFEQQMESVDNLLNEIGLDHIAKLAVFNKVDLVNPLWARAIASRFSGVLCSATDARTFGELLKEIEKKVWPEERLYKQEEEAVP
- a CDS encoding EF-Tu/IF-2/RF-3 family GTPase, encoding MAVKGKAKSKSKKRTSPKTPRRPVGKRKSLKKPRKKSVVKKSAKKKALKKKTLKKKALKKKTAKKAVAKKVASKKATAKESLLIEPGPPTLAVPPVEEPAPHEEAIGVVTHYYSHLGVAIVQINKGTLETGDTVRIKGHTTDFTQEVDSMEYEHQHLDRATPGQSVGIKIRDHARVHDILYRTK
- a CDS encoding outer membrane protein transport protein, translated to MRKVRVFLLYVVLGIASLAMAQSAWATNGYFAHAYGVGDQALAGAGVALPQDTLDAAVNPANMVFVGKRYDFGLAFFNPNRQYTVTGNPSGAPGTFGLAPGTVKSSSNWFVIPSLGANWMLNPDSSAGVSIFGNGGMNTDYNSPTFGFSPTGVDLQQLFIAPTYARKLTPHHAIGITPIFAYQKFEARGLQAFGAFGFSSDPNNLTNKGHDNSYGYGARIGYQGEILPSHLNVGLSYQSRIYMSKFHDYAGLFAQQGDFDIPSNWTVGLAYKTTPALTFLLDVQRINYSDIKAIHNKMLPNLMISQLGNDSGAGFGWDDMTTYKIGVQWQSSDAWTWRAGYSKGNQPIPSSEVLFNILAPGVIEQHITVGFTRAISNGQDLNFALTRALSHSVSGPNPLEVPGQQTIELKMDQWQLAFGYAWKF
- a CDS encoding glycosyltransferase family 9 protein — protein: MQILIIKLSAIGDVVQTLPALEAIKRLYPDSEVTWVVEEAAAGILEGHPAVRHLLVSGRKSWLRMLRKPGTFLAGMKSILRFLRALRAREYDIAIDFQGLLKSGILIGLARAKRKIGFDRTREGSYLFLNERLPAYDIEKHALERYLDVARYLGARNPEPRCSLPIGDAVPAMRLRIGEVRREGQALIIINPVARWKTKLWPEQNFAELADWLAAEKDAAIIFTGSADDREVTRRILGMMSRKAVDWSGQTSLKELAALASLSDLFITTDTGPMHLAAAAGSRVLALFGPTAPWRTGPYGPSHRVVRTGIDCSPCFRRTCDREVQCMRGISVDEVLGAIDL